In a genomic window of Saccharothrix sp. HUAS TT1:
- a CDS encoding amino acid ABC transporter permease, producing the protein MALSKRQRAKAFRVGQYALLVVVAVVLAFVADWAEIQRSFFNLEIAAEMFPAAITVALKNTLVYTALGFAFGLALGLVLALMKLSSVAPYRWLATIYIEFFRGVPALLVFIALSFGVPLAFGLQFDIYSTVMLALGIVGAAYMAETIRAGIQAVPKGQIEAARSLGMSQGRTLLTVVIPQAFRIILPPLTNELILLTKDSSLIYIIGLARDQYELTKFGRETLSRSPSLTPILVVGLCYLIITLPLGQLSRHLERRTGGKKISTPESTGVGVSA; encoded by the coding sequence ATGGCACTCTCCAAGCGACAGCGGGCCAAGGCGTTCCGCGTCGGCCAGTACGCGCTGCTGGTCGTGGTCGCCGTCGTCCTGGCGTTCGTCGCCGACTGGGCCGAGATCCAGCGCAGCTTCTTCAACCTGGAGATCGCCGCGGAGATGTTCCCCGCCGCCATCACCGTGGCGCTGAAGAACACCCTGGTCTACACCGCGCTCGGCTTCGCGTTCGGACTGGCGCTGGGCCTGGTGCTGGCGCTGATGAAGCTGTCCTCGGTCGCGCCGTACCGGTGGCTGGCCACCATCTACATCGAGTTCTTCCGCGGTGTGCCGGCGCTGCTGGTGTTCATCGCGCTGAGCTTCGGCGTGCCGCTGGCGTTCGGCCTGCAGTTCGACATCTACTCGACGGTGATGCTGGCGCTGGGCATCGTCGGCGCGGCCTACATGGCCGAGACGATCCGCGCGGGCATCCAGGCGGTGCCGAAGGGCCAGATCGAGGCGGCCCGGTCGCTGGGCATGTCGCAGGGGCGCACGCTGCTGACCGTGGTGATCCCGCAGGCGTTCCGGATCATCCTGCCGCCGTTGACCAACGAGCTGATCCTGCTCACCAAGGACTCGTCGCTGATCTACATCATCGGCCTGGCGCGCGACCAGTACGAGCTGACCAAGTTCGGCCGCGAGACGCTGAGCCGGTCGCCGTCGCTGACCCCGATCCTGGTGGTCGGCCTGTGCTACTTGATCATCACGTTGCCGCTCGGCCAGCTGTCGAGGCACCTGGAGCGGCGCACCGGCGGCAAGAAGATCAGCACGCCGGAATCGACCGGGGTGGGGGTGTCGGCGTGA
- a CDS encoding transporter substrate-binding domain-containing protein, whose protein sequence is MARRTRHAALALFPVLALAATMTACATKVNTGSQDNGSGISLVQSGKLVTCTHLSYKPFQFSEGDKTVGFDVDLVDLVAAELGVTQEIFDTPFETITSGEVFNTGKCDLAAAGMTIKPDRAEVIDFSEPYFDASQALLVKKDSPVKSLDDLKDKRIGVQLETTGEIYANENAAKHGYTVVQFEDLPLMETAVRTGAVDAAINDNGVLLDYVKEFPDTAVVAEFDTQEKYGIGMKKGNTALKAKVDEVLKKAKDSGKYDEVYEKWFGKKPESK, encoded by the coding sequence GTGGCCCGTCGTACCAGGCACGCTGCGCTCGCCCTGTTCCCCGTGCTCGCCTTGGCGGCCACGATGACGGCGTGCGCGACCAAGGTCAACACCGGCTCGCAGGACAACGGGTCGGGCATCTCCCTGGTCCAGAGCGGCAAGCTGGTCACCTGCACCCACCTGTCCTACAAGCCCTTCCAGTTCTCCGAGGGCGACAAGACCGTCGGCTTCGACGTCGACCTGGTCGACCTGGTGGCGGCCGAGCTGGGTGTCACCCAGGAAATCTTCGACACGCCGTTCGAGACCATCACCTCCGGTGAGGTCTTCAACACCGGCAAGTGCGACCTGGCCGCGGCCGGCATGACGATCAAGCCCGACCGCGCCGAGGTCATCGACTTCTCCGAGCCCTACTTCGACGCGTCGCAGGCGCTGCTGGTGAAGAAGGACTCGCCGGTCAAGTCCCTGGACGACCTGAAGGACAAGCGGATCGGCGTCCAGCTGGAGACCACCGGCGAGATCTACGCCAACGAGAACGCGGCGAAGCACGGCTACACCGTCGTGCAGTTCGAGGACCTGCCGCTGATGGAGACCGCCGTGCGCACCGGCGCGGTGGACGCGGCCATCAACGACAACGGCGTGCTGCTGGACTACGTCAAGGAGTTCCCGGACACCGCCGTGGTCGCGGAGTTCGACACGCAGGAGAAGTACGGCATCGGCATGAAGAAGGGCAACACCGCCCTCAAGGCCAAGGTCGACGAGGTCCTGAAGAAGGCCAAGGACAGCGGCAAGTACGACGAGGTCTACGAGAAGTGGTTCGGCAAGAAGCCCGAGTCGAAGTAA
- a CDS encoding glucosidase: MNEHSRQAERTRLAESDSPTAPWRLWGPYLAGRQWGTVREDYSAAGDAWTSFPFDHARSRAYRWGEDGIAGICDVHGFLNLGVALWNGRDPILKERYFGLTNNEGNHGEDVKEHWWVTDGTPTHSWMQVVYRYPQCEFPYAELRGMAERAGRNEREPELSDTGALDDNRFFDVRISYAKAGPKDVCVELTATNHGPDPAPLHLLPQFWFRNTWAWGRDDRRPALTARTRDGWRRVTAEHGALGRYTLHVEGTPTLLVTDNETNEVALFGAARNPTRHTKDGIDRYVIGRDATACQVVGPDDASEPGTKVAAWYSFDPVEPGESVTVRLRLVEGDGHLDAFGPSFQDTVDQRRAEADEFHHTDLDPKRAAVVRRALAGLMWTKQHYRFRTRDWLDGDPAQPAAPTSRRGMHARNTHWRHFDVADVISMPDEWEYPWFAAWDLAFHTVPFAKVDPAFAKEQLLLLCREWLMHPNGQLPAYEWEFGDVNPPVHAWAALQVYRSEEVKDRRFLAKVFHKLLLNFSWWVNRKDADGSYLFEGGFLGMDNIGPVNRSEPMLGQWRLEQSDATSWMAAYSLHLMQIALELARHDESYEDVATKFVEHFLSIAEASTQFGSGGRGIWDETDGFCYDVVSRRLPDGHVESKPVRVRSMVGLIPVLACAVLEPWVFEELPEFSRRLEHLLSRRPELQRFLSRSGGGALLSLLDERKLRRVLSRMLDEGEFLSPHGIRSLSAAHREGLEVQVADQEHRMGYEPGESRTPMFGGNSNWRGPVWFPTNALLVEALRTIEEFHGGRFHVELPTRSQRHVTAGRAADELVRRLVSLFMPDHDGRRPADGKRIESTDSPLWREHVTFSEYFDGDTGEGLGATHQTGWTALVASLLTDRRQTGALGESIV; this comes from the coding sequence GTGAACGAGCACAGCCGGCAAGCCGAGCGGACGCGGTTGGCGGAGTCCGACTCGCCCACCGCACCGTGGCGCCTCTGGGGCCCCTACCTGGCCGGACGCCAGTGGGGGACGGTTCGCGAGGACTACTCGGCCGCCGGAGACGCGTGGACGTCCTTCCCGTTCGACCACGCCCGCTCGCGCGCCTACCGCTGGGGCGAGGACGGCATCGCGGGCATCTGCGACGTGCACGGCTTCCTCAACCTCGGCGTCGCGCTCTGGAACGGCCGGGATCCGATCCTCAAGGAGCGCTACTTCGGGCTCACCAACAACGAGGGCAACCACGGCGAGGACGTCAAAGAGCACTGGTGGGTGACCGACGGCACGCCGACGCACTCGTGGATGCAGGTCGTCTACCGGTACCCGCAGTGCGAGTTCCCCTACGCCGAGCTGCGCGGGATGGCCGAGCGCGCCGGTCGCAACGAGCGCGAGCCCGAGCTGTCCGACACCGGGGCGCTGGACGACAACCGGTTCTTCGACGTGCGGATCAGCTACGCCAAGGCCGGTCCGAAGGACGTCTGCGTCGAGCTGACCGCCACCAACCACGGCCCGGACCCGGCGCCGCTGCACCTGCTGCCCCAGTTCTGGTTCCGCAACACGTGGGCCTGGGGCCGGGACGACCGCCGGCCCGCGCTCACCGCCCGCACGCGGGACGGCTGGCGGCGGGTCACCGCCGAGCACGGCGCGCTGGGCCGCTACACGCTGCACGTCGAGGGCACGCCGACCTTGCTGGTCACCGACAACGAGACCAACGAGGTGGCGCTGTTCGGCGCCGCGCGCAACCCGACCCGGCACACCAAGGACGGCATCGACCGGTACGTCATCGGCCGGGACGCGACGGCGTGCCAGGTCGTCGGCCCGGACGACGCCAGCGAGCCCGGCACGAAGGTCGCCGCCTGGTACTCGTTCGACCCGGTCGAGCCGGGCGAGTCGGTCACCGTCCGGCTGCGGCTGGTGGAGGGCGACGGGCACCTCGACGCGTTCGGCCCGAGCTTCCAGGACACCGTCGACCAGCGCCGGGCCGAGGCCGACGAGTTCCACCACACCGACCTGGACCCCAAGCGGGCCGCCGTGGTGCGGCGGGCGCTGGCGGGCCTGATGTGGACCAAGCAGCACTACCGCTTCCGCACCCGGGACTGGCTGGACGGCGACCCGGCGCAGCCCGCCGCCCCCACGTCGCGCCGGGGCATGCACGCCCGCAACACGCACTGGCGGCACTTCGACGTGGCCGACGTGATCTCCATGCCGGACGAGTGGGAGTACCCCTGGTTCGCCGCGTGGGACCTCGCGTTCCACACCGTGCCGTTCGCGAAGGTCGACCCGGCGTTCGCCAAGGAGCAGCTGCTCCTGCTGTGCCGCGAGTGGCTGATGCACCCGAACGGCCAGCTGCCCGCCTACGAGTGGGAGTTCGGCGACGTCAACCCGCCGGTGCACGCCTGGGCGGCGTTGCAGGTGTACCGGTCCGAGGAGGTCAAGGACCGCAGGTTCCTGGCCAAGGTCTTCCACAAGCTGCTGCTGAACTTCTCCTGGTGGGTCAACCGCAAGGACGCCGACGGCAGCTACCTGTTCGAGGGCGGCTTCCTCGGCATGGACAACATCGGCCCGGTGAACCGGTCGGAGCCGATGCTCGGCCAGTGGCGGCTGGAGCAGTCCGACGCCACGTCGTGGATGGCGGCCTACAGCCTGCACCTGATGCAGATCGCGCTGGAGCTGGCCCGGCACGACGAGTCGTACGAGGACGTGGCCACGAAGTTCGTGGAGCACTTCCTGAGCATCGCCGAGGCGTCCACCCAGTTCGGTTCCGGCGGGCGCGGCATCTGGGACGAGACGGACGGCTTCTGCTACGACGTGGTGTCGCGGCGGCTGCCGGACGGGCACGTGGAGTCGAAGCCGGTCCGGGTGCGCTCGATGGTGGGCCTGATCCCGGTGCTGGCGTGCGCGGTGCTGGAGCCGTGGGTGTTCGAGGAGCTGCCGGAGTTCTCCCGGCGGCTGGAGCACCTGCTGTCCCGGCGGCCGGAGCTGCAGCGGTTCCTCAGCCGCAGCGGCGGCGGGGCGCTGCTCAGCCTGCTGGACGAGCGCAAGCTGCGGCGGGTGCTGAGCCGGATGCTGGACGAGGGCGAGTTCCTGTCGCCGCACGGCATCCGCAGCCTGTCGGCGGCCCACCGCGAGGGCCTGGAGGTGCAGGTCGCCGACCAGGAGCACCGGATGGGCTACGAGCCGGGCGAGTCGCGGACGCCGATGTTCGGCGGCAACTCGAACTGGCGCGGACCGGTCTGGTTCCCGACGAACGCGCTGCTCGTGGAGGCCCTGCGGACGATCGAGGAGTTCCACGGCGGGAGGTTCCACGTGGAACTTCCCACTCGCAGCCAGCGCCACGTGACGGCCGGCCGGGCGGCGGACGAGCTGGTCAGGCGGCTGGTCTCGCTGTTCATGCCCGACCACGACGGCCGCAGGCCGGCGGACGGCAAGCGGATCGAGTCGACCGACTCGCCGCTGTGGCGCGAGCACGTCACCTTCAGCGAGTACTTCGACGGCGACACCGGCGAGGGCCTGGGCGCGACGCACCAGACCGGGTGGACGGCGCTGGTGGCGAGCTTGCTGACGGATCGTCGCCAAACCGGCGCTCTCGGTGAATCAATTGTGTGA